ggtgttcaccatatgaatgatttttatctctatgtatgggatgtgtattgaaatatgaaatcttgtggtctattgttacgatttgatatatataggttaaacctataactcaccaacatttttgttgacgtttaaagcatgtttattctcaggtgaatattaagagcttccgctgttgcatactaaaataaggacaagatttggagtccatgtttgtatgatattgtgtaaaaactgcattcaagaaactgatttcgatgtaacatatttgtattgtaaaccattatgtaatggtcgtgtgtaaacaggatattttagattatcattatttgataatctacgtaaagctttttaaacctttatttatgaaataaaggttatggtttgttttaaaaatgaatgcagtctttgaaaaacgtctcatatagaggtcaaaacctcgcaacgaaatcaattaatatggaacgtttttaatcaataagaacgggacatttcaatatatacgCATcaagagaaaggaaaagaaaattaAATAAATGTCTTCTATCATTCATATTCATATACAAACTGAATTAAGAATCAAAACTCAACATTATAACTCAATAACTATCAAACCATACAACAACATAGCAACATaacaaaaaaaaagagagagagagagagagattataACTTATAACTATTAATAACTCTATTATTTAATGCTATAagttacaacaataacaacataaAACAAAGCAAAACAGAGATGGCTAATCCCATCAAACTTTTAAAAATGAGTACATGACCCCGAACAGATAACCATCATACAATTATCAAGTTGACAATATAATCTTACTACAACTCCTTAGGTCACTCCCTAtcataactaaactattcatcattttaatcttccacatcagcgccacatcaacaccaaaatctataactaactcataactaaacactccctatcattgTTAAAACAATACTCCACTTTATATACAATGTACAagtaataaagcatcaagtccaataaTAAAAAATAGTTGGGACCCACAATTGCTATAACTAAGTTCATGCTTTCGTTAAATTGATGGTGAGTGTTGGATAATGAAGCCTATAACTAATTGGTGCCTATGGCATTATGCGGATAATGAATGCCACATAAGCTATGGTGACGGTAATGAAGGGTAATGAAGCTCATAGGGAGTGGTCTTAGTATTACACAAACAACAACACCAAAACCTTCTAATGAAATCTGAATAACAACTAAGATAAGCACCTTGTTGGATTCAAATTCCATGCATTCACCTCATTAAGCAATTTTCAAAGACATTGTGCCTGATATGTTCAAAGTGGTAGGCGAAAAGTTATTAAGATTCCAAATAAGCACCTTGTTGGATTCAAATTCCATACATCCACCATTAGGACTACCGATCTTAGTGGTCACAAAATATGTTCCAGCATCATAACACCTACATCATCAAGCATAATGCAATCATCGATAACACACATAACCATGTTAAAGTATTCCAAAACAACAATATGTTCACCTTAAGTCAACCAATTTACAAAAAGGAATGCAACCATTAGGATTATCAGTATTAGTGTTTGCATCAGATGTCCCCACCAAGTTCATGCGCATATCAACAACCCTACACAAATATTCGAAAAAATAAAGCTTGTAGCCTTAATTATTCGATTCAAGTTAAAAAGACAACCAACTACTCCCAAGTTGCAGTCAGTGTAATTAAATAGATAACGGCTTCTGATGAAATGATTTTAAATTTCCAATAGCATTAACCCACAAAAACTTGGTAAATTTAACTGAACTTACACCATAAATATTTACAGCCAACAACATAAATGCACATTCCATGAACTTCATCCAAATTAAAAATGCAGTAAGTAGATATTGTTACCTTGAAAGTATATGAACCTATCCTTCATAACCCATATCTCAAAATCATGAAAGTTGGTCATTGAATAAGAAATTAAAAATCAAACTCATAATTTATCATATTATTTAATCTTTTTGTCCAAAACCACAGTAGTAGGATTTCACTAACGCCAATTCTCAGACTCGCCCAAATTGGAACATGACCCGAaccttaataaaaaaaatatttctaCTTTGCTACAGCTACTGAAAGTGTCAATAGCTTCATATGCCTAATGATATTCTCTTATGGCTCATCTATATGCTGTACACACAGGACTCAATAAATCATACCACATTGTGTATAATCAAActatatatttagaaactaaattCAATAGCACTTATAAAACAGGTGCAAGACCCTGACTGTTTATAAGTAACCAAGAATTAGGTTAAATTGCACCACTCCTTTAATTCATTTTATACAAAAAACTACTATTTGTAAGTTATCGATGGATAGGACCTTCACCTAATGGCATACACACACAAATGATCAAATACACGTATATCAGTTATTTGAGCATACCCGAAATTATATGAATAATTATTTCAAATCCATAATACTCTTCCAGACTAAACATGACAAGTTGCATGTAATAAAGAAATTAACAATAATCTATAGCAAACCAGAAAAGTTGCACATGATGGTTTTATGTGACTTGGTATCTACACAACACTTTCAGTGACATCAACCTTTTTTACTcgttaaacgattttttttttttttttttgcaaacctTTTGATTTTAGCTATGTTCTGGTGTGTTTGACCATTGTCATAaaattaaaagataagatatatgatTTTAAAACATAACATCTTACGTTCAGCTTGTGACATGAACTATGCAAAGTATAAGAAAACAAAAACTGTGCAATCTAAACGACAATGAAACATGTTGTTTGGGCATTACCACAATATGTTTTGAATTTGATGAAGAAGTACCACTAACATTTGAGCTTTTGTGCTACTTGTTATTAACCACCCCAACAACCACACTGCCATTAAGTTTGGATTGATAAATATGATTGGATCTATACAATGGGCAAGAACATCCAAAATCTCAGAATCTTAGAAACAATTGAAAAACATAAAACTATTTGTTCATTAATTTATAGATTAATCAAGTTTTAGTGAAGCAAACACAGTAGGTGTAAAGAAAATCTGAACATTAGTAAACACCTTTCAAAACAATCTAATGCTTCCTAGCTATCTACACAAGAATGAACACCATACCCATGACAAAACATCCTAAATCAATTTGAGAACACAATACCTATGATAAACTCTCCCAATTTATTCACATGAAATCAACATAATAATCACTTTAGTGTTTTCATGTTCCATTTCATTTAGGCATTTGATCAAACACATGGTGGTCATATAAAATCTACAACTATAAGTCTTTAACTCAatgtttccaaaaaaaaaaaaaaaaaaaaagcttgcaAAGATAAAGAAACCAACATAAAAAACAGCTTATACATTTTAAGTGGTACACCTCACACTTACCATGAAGCAGAATAGGAATTATAGATTGAAGAGCCGATCCAGTCAAGCATAAAAGTAGAAACCTGATgtagaaaatgagagaaaaagctTAACATGTTGAATCTAAGAAGAATACATATCTGTAAGCAAAATACATAACATATTATAAGTAAGATAATTCATTAAAGAACATGATAAAACCTAAAAGTTGGTGAGATGAAAAAACACTAATTATGCGTTGATAAATCATATATATGAAATCAAGATGCACAAACATAAAaataaaactcaaaatcaaacactaTTATCTATTTTTGAGAATCGTAACAACACGTTATCATCATAAATCGATATAATAGCATACGGCAATTCATAATTCATTTGACAACATCTCTAGCAGGATGGATGAATGATGAAAAAGATGAAAGAATTACTGTATAAGAACCTCAAATAAATTGATGAAATAGTAGAAGGGGATGGAATGAGAAGAAAATAGAAAAGAACAGAgagatttttaaaatttaaaatttaatgagACGTTAGAATGAAAATTCAATGAAAAGATTAAAAGACATAGGTAGGGCTGTTAACGAACCGAACTCGAGTCGAGCAGCAAGAAGTTGAGCTCAGCTCGTTCGTTTTTTACTATGTTCGAACTCGACTCTAGCTCGATAATAAATTTCAGTATTTGAAGTTCGAGCTCGAATATTTTTTCTATGCTCGAACTCGAATTCGATATtcgtttacatttttaagtttgatGATCATAAGTTAACTCAAACTCGAACTCAATTAGGCTCGAACTCGAATTTGATTTACGAGCTTGATTAAATTCAAACTCGAATTCATTTATTATcacttatgattattaatttataactAAAAACtagttatataatataatatacaatattatacattatacattataACGTATAACTAAAAACTTTGAACTTAATTATATTGAACAAAAGCATACTATTAAAGAATGCACCTTCAATTCTTAAAAAGAgagctttgcttatcatttgtaTTTTATACTTGAGTACACCTTTCTAACTTTCTTCTTCCAACCAATGTGGGATGAAGTTTCTTTGTTTCTTACAAAATTTTCAAGTTTTAACTAAATTTTCTTGTGTTAATATAATTTTGACCAAATTGCTCAAATTATCCCTGTGTTTTTTGTTTTTAGCCCAAATAGTCCCTGTGTTACGAAAACTGCTTAAATGATCCTTAATTGCCAAAAAGAGTCCCAAATAAGTCCCTGTGATAACGTCTGTTAAACAGTCCGTTAGTAGCATGTTCAGCTGATTCTGTTTTCAAGTAGGTTTCCATGATCTTGGTtttggagctcctttttcttttAGAATACACAACACAACTGTGCCGGTGCTACTACTGCTATTAATAAAACTATTTAAATGAGAAGAATCTGAATGAATGGATATGTTTGAAAACAAAGCATGTATGGTtgactatttttatttattttttaaatagACCAAGACAATGTAATGATAAAACCAGAACATATGCAAACTGTAGCAGTTTTTATAACAATCAAATACGATATGTCCCTTAGACAGTTTcacaatcaagatcatgctatttacATTTACACTACTAAAAAGAACATTATCAAAACACACAAAAAAGTTCAACAACTAAAACTACAACCTTATGCAAAATGTACCTACGCCACTCTGCAACTCATCTTCCTCGTCAACAATCTTCACTTCTTGTGTTTCTAAATCTGCCAGGTCATTATCACCACCATCATTACTAGAGTTTTCGTTCTCCATTGGAGCCTTCCCCTTTGATTCTATCTTCTCAACTACTTCATTACTAATTACACCTTTCTCTGAAGAAGTATcgtcactaataatattatttttatcagaaAGTGGAATTAGTGATGTTGATGGTGGGCTTGTTGCATCTCTTCCTAAACTATAAGTAGTCAAAAGCTTTCTCTCAACGTTTTCTTGCACCATATCGCCAATTTTTTCTATCATTGCATTCGTTTATGGTCACTCTACAGCTTTTTCTCTCGAGCTGAGTGATTGTTCTATCATTTAACTTCTTCTGAAGCCGCAGAGAAGACTACAAAAAAACAAACACTGGTTTAGCAACACTTTACAAAAAGATGAAAGCAAAATatgaagaatgaaaaaaaaaaaaaaacaatcggcTAATTTAACTTACTCTCTTTTCAAGAAACTTTCCAAGATTGGGGTTATGGAATCTTGATTTGAGGAATTTTGGCTATGGAACAAAAACGATGGAATAAGGGTTCTATTTTAACCCTAATCTGATTCAGATATATCAAAGGGTTTTTTACTATCACGTGACTTGCACATGACATGCTACTAACGGACCTGTTTAACAGACGTTATCACAGGGACTTATTTGGGACTTATTTTAGCAATTAAGGATCATTTAAGCAGTTTTCGTAACACAGGGACTATTTGAGCTAAAAACAAAAAATACAGGGACGATTTGAGTAATTTTGTCTATAATTTTTCATCTCTGTATCTCTTGCAAATATACTTTTTGTTAAAATaattcaaatttaaaatttgaattcaTTACGTGAATTGGTATTAGTATTGATTGATTACATTGTATCATTTGGAGAGTCTATACATTGTTTAGTTATAAAAGAACCAAATATAGATTTGGGTGGAAAAGCTaaatacaaattacatacaaaaaatCATAATATTAATTTATGGTTTTGCTAATTATATTTGTTATTAACAACATAAATACAATACAGAATGAAGGTAAGTTAAAATTGCAATTTTAGTTTATAAATTATAAGAGGTGCCAGCCAGTGGTGGATCCAGGAAATTTTTTCACAGGGGGCGAAATTTTTTTCTAAAACGTAAAGATTTTTTTgggaaaatatggaggttttggggcaaaatatagagttttttgagcaaaatttagagatttttgggcaaaatacgaaggttttggggcaaaatatggaggttttgggacaaaatatgaagggtttggggcaaaattTTTTTTTCCACCGGGgacaaaatcgaaaaaccgaaaaaatttacactaaaaattggaaatccactgggggcgggcgACCCACCCTGACCCTTCATAGGTCCGCCCCTGGTGGCAGCTCAGGAAAAAAGCTAAGAGGTGGTGTAATACGTGAAACGATGAAAGGATAAGAAGAAACAAAAACGTGGAATAATTGGCTCAGTGGCAGAACTAAGATTTTTTTATCggggacaaaaaaaaaaaaatataaccgtagcaatttttttggacaaactATGAAGGTTTTGGGGAAAAAAAATTGAgatttttaggcaaattatgaaggtttttgggcaaaagttgaaggttttttggacaaaatttgaaggtttcggGGCAATAGTTGaagaattttgggcaaaatttgaaggttttggtgcaaaatatgtaggtttggggtaaaatatgtaggttttggggtcaaaaaaaatttcaacggggcaaagtcgaaaaactcaaaattttacactgaaaaaaatccATTGGGGGCGAGCGCCCCCTGCCCCCCATGTAGTTTCGCCCCTGAGGGTGGTGTTGTAAAATTAGGGATGACAATGTCACCCGATCtactggatatccatccgatccacctatTTGTGATGGATATGGATGGAGCTACATGGATATGGaacggatatggacatggatgaaaagtttcatccatgaaaATATCCATTTACACCCGAAAtacatacaaatacatatatagatatatacttacATACTTActattacatatatagatatatgatatccattaacccgcttaatccagtgGATAtgtatatggatgaacaaaaattaaatgaggAGTGGTACTGagtcgggtggtggtggtggtggtggtggcggcatCGAATAACTCGTTCAAAGTACGGTTCATTAACGAATAATGTTTTTGAAAGTAGTACAATTAGTCAACTATGATTGTACTATTGTTAGTCTTTTTTGTTA
This genomic window from Rutidosis leptorrhynchoides isolate AG116_Rl617_1_P2 chromosome 2, CSIRO_AGI_Rlap_v1, whole genome shotgun sequence contains:
- the LOC139892139 gene encoding uncharacterized protein; its protein translation is MLDWIGSSIYNSYSASWVVDMRMNLVGTSDANTNTDNPNGCIPFCKLVDLRCYDAGTYFVTTKIGSPNGGCMEFESNKVLIWNLNNFSPTTLNISGTMSLKIA